One Rhodothermales bacterium genomic region harbors:
- a CDS encoding asparaginase domain-containing protein: MPIKVFTTGGTIDKVYFDARSDYEVGDPQVRGILDDVGVTVEVEVETLMRKDSLELTDADRALIAEHVRGDACDRILITHGTDTMVETAKALGDTGRKVVVFVGSLSPARFKGSDAEFNIGFALAAVQLLPPGVYVAMNGHIFRADAVTKNRPANRFEGEPYQPLNAS; encoded by the coding sequence GTGCCCATCAAAGTCTTCACCACCGGCGGCACGATCGACAAGGTCTACTTCGACGCCCGCAGCGACTACGAGGTCGGCGACCCGCAGGTCCGCGGCATCCTCGATGACGTCGGCGTGACGGTCGAGGTCGAGGTCGAGACGCTGATGCGGAAGGACAGCCTCGAACTCACCGACGCCGACCGCGCGCTCATCGCCGAGCACGTGCGCGGCGACGCCTGCGACCGCATCCTCATCACGCACGGCACCGACACGATGGTCGAGACGGCGAAGGCGCTCGGCGACACCGGGCGCAAAGTCGTCGTGTTCGTCGGCTCGCTCAGCCCGGCGCGCTTCAAGGGGTCCGACGCCGAGTTCAACATCGGGTTTGCCCTCGCGGCGGTGCAGCTTCTTCCGCCCGGCGTCTACGTCGCCATGAACGGCCATATCTTCCGCGCCGATGCGGTCACAAAAAACCGCCCGGCGAACCGTTTCGAAGGCGAGCCGTATCAACCTCTTAACGCTTCGTGA
- a CDS encoding choice-of-anchor B family protein, protein MNPRYTILVLLLPLIVLLLPLAAAAQPVPCVDGFAGPYACSNVDLLSQPSDEGATDIWGWTDPVTGVEYAIVFYGLGPHIFDLSDPAAPFEVARLEGGGQDARVYADHLFFVGDGGQGMVVFDLKRLRDVENPPVTLSANTTYTGIQGAHNLSLDPESGFAYPVLTVDSDLCAGELHIVDLRNLRSPRYAGCFDSPTFDHFHDAHCITYDGPDADYTGRELCFGSAGLNRVLAIVDVTDKSNPVLISEAPYPNAAYTHQGWLTEDSRYFLLDDELDEMNLEINTRTVVFDVSDLDEPEFAFEYVAETAASDHNLFVKGDYAYQANYTAGFRMLDLTEIDSGVLTEAAFFDTYPEEDGAILSGAWGVYPFFESGIVVVSDLARGLFVLQPRLGTTTEAEAVPDEGVSLAVYPNPFAAHATVTLDIAAVQHLRVAVYDVLGREVAVLHDGLLGAGEEHALTLDGAGLPTGAYIVRVTGETFETSRAITLVR, encoded by the coding sequence ATGAATCCTCGCTACACCATCCTGGTCCTGCTGCTCCCCCTCATCGTCCTGCTCCTCCCGCTCGCCGCCGCTGCGCAGCCGGTGCCGTGCGTGGATGGCTTCGCAGGTCCCTACGCCTGCTCGAACGTCGACCTCCTCTCGCAGCCGTCCGACGAGGGCGCCACGGACATCTGGGGCTGGACCGATCCCGTGACGGGCGTGGAGTACGCCATCGTTTTCTACGGTCTGGGGCCCCACATCTTCGACCTTAGCGACCCGGCGGCGCCGTTCGAAGTAGCGCGCTTGGAGGGAGGCGGACAGGACGCCCGGGTCTACGCTGACCACCTGTTCTTCGTGGGTGATGGAGGCCAGGGCATGGTGGTCTTCGACCTTAAACGCCTCCGGGATGTCGAGAACCCGCCCGTCACCCTCAGCGCCAACACCACTTACACCGGCATCCAGGGCGCGCACAACCTCTCGCTCGACCCAGAGAGCGGCTTCGCCTATCCCGTCCTCACCGTCGATAGCGACCTCTGCGCAGGGGAACTCCACATCGTCGATCTGCGCAACCTGCGCAGCCCGCGATACGCCGGCTGCTTCGATTCCCCGACGTTCGACCACTTCCACGACGCGCACTGCATCACGTACGACGGCCCTGACGCCGACTATACCGGCCGCGAGCTCTGCTTCGGCTCGGCCGGACTCAACCGCGTGCTCGCCATCGTCGACGTGACGGACAAGTCCAACCCGGTCCTGATCTCCGAAGCGCCGTACCCGAACGCTGCCTATACGCACCAAGGCTGGCTGACCGAGGACAGTCGTTACTTCCTGCTCGATGACGAGCTCGACGAAATGAACTTGGAGATCAACACACGCACCGTCGTCTTCGACGTCTCGGACCTCGACGAGCCGGAGTTCGCCTTCGAGTACGTCGCCGAGACCGCCGCGTCCGACCACAACCTCTTCGTCAAAGGGGATTACGCCTACCAGGCCAACTACACCGCCGGCTTCCGGATGCTCGACCTCACCGAGATCGACAGCGGCGTGCTCACCGAAGCGGCGTTCTTCGACACGTACCCCGAGGAAGATGGGGCCATCCTCAGCGGGGCGTGGGGCGTGTATCCGTTCTTCGAGAGTGGCATCGTGGTCGTCTCCGATCTGGCGCGGGGGCTCTTCGTGCTGCAGCCCCGGCTTGGCACCACGACGGAGGCCGAAGCCGTGCCGGACGAGGGTGTCTCCCTCGCCGTCTACCCCAATCCGTTCGCAGCCCACGCCACGGTGACGCTCGACATCGCGGCCGTGCAGCACCTCCGGGTGGCGGTCTACGACGTGCTCGGCCGCGAAGTAGCCGTGCTCCACGACGGCCTGCTCGGCGCGGGCGAGGAGCATGCGCTGACGCTCGACGGCGCGGGGCTCCCCACTGGGGCGTACATCGTCCGCGTCACGGGCGAGACGTTCGAGACGTCGCGGGCAATCACGCTCGTGCGATAG
- a CDS encoding choice-of-anchor B family protein: protein MRFFPLLLALFCLTALPAAAQSVPCDDAGMAGEYPCGNVTLLSHIGLPTMNTQAGNDVWGWTDSVTGKEYALMGLADGTAFVDVSDPTTPVYLGKLPTHTSATIWRDVKVYGDYAFIVSEADGHGMQVFDLARLRDIAPTQGPVEFTADAHYDRVGQSHNVALNEETGLAIIVGNRESEGCAGGLHLVDVTTPLNPTFAGCFDDDGYTHDVQCVVYDGPDADYTGREICIASNEDTVTIVDVTDRENTVEISQAVYPNPAYTHQGWLTEDHRYFIANDELDEQRYSHNTRTLIFDVSDLDSPEFVDVYLSDYPSIDHNLYVRGDAVYAANYRIGLRILDASNVADGELTEVAYFDTFPVDNANQFGGAWSTYPYFASGTVLISDMQRGLFMVRPERAEPLALASFSAFPWDGGVDLSWRLEPEVEASRFVVERDQNGTWATVGTVTASADRMLYRFRASGLAGGEHTFRIRALDTDGFTVFSEPVSASLGMAAEPAMESTDVAGE from the coding sequence ATGCGCTTCTTCCCGCTCCTCCTCGCCCTCTTCTGCCTGACGGCGCTGCCCGCCGCCGCGCAGTCCGTCCCCTGTGACGATGCCGGCATGGCCGGGGAGTACCCCTGCGGCAACGTGACCCTCCTCTCCCACATCGGCCTGCCCACGATGAACACCCAGGCCGGGAACGACGTGTGGGGCTGGACCGACTCCGTCACCGGCAAGGAGTACGCCCTCATGGGCCTCGCCGACGGCACCGCGTTCGTCGACGTCAGCGACCCGACGACGCCCGTCTACCTCGGCAAGCTCCCGACCCACACCTCCGCGACAATCTGGCGCGACGTGAAGGTCTACGGCGACTACGCCTTCATCGTGAGCGAGGCCGACGGCCACGGCATGCAGGTCTTCGACCTCGCCCGCCTCCGCGACATCGCCCCGACGCAGGGGCCGGTCGAGTTCACCGCGGATGCGCACTACGACCGCGTCGGGCAGTCGCACAACGTGGCGCTCAACGAGGAGACCGGCCTCGCCATCATCGTCGGCAACCGCGAGTCCGAGGGCTGCGCCGGCGGGCTCCACCTCGTCGACGTGACGACGCCGCTGAACCCGACGTTCGCCGGCTGCTTCGACGACGACGGCTACACCCACGACGTGCAGTGCGTGGTCTACGACGGCCCCGACGCCGACTACACCGGCCGCGAGATCTGCATCGCCTCGAACGAGGACACCGTCACCATCGTCGACGTGACGGACCGCGAGAACACGGTCGAGATCTCACAGGCGGTCTACCCGAACCCGGCGTACACGCACCAGGGCTGGCTCACCGAGGACCACCGCTACTTCATCGCCAACGACGAGCTCGACGAGCAGCGCTACAGCCACAACACGCGGACGCTCATCTTCGACGTGTCGGACCTCGACTCGCCGGAGTTCGTCGACGTCTACCTCAGCGACTACCCCTCCATCGACCATAACCTCTACGTGCGCGGCGACGCCGTGTACGCCGCCAACTACCGCATCGGCCTCCGCATCCTCGACGCCTCGAACGTCGCCGACGGCGAGCTGACCGAAGTGGCGTACTTCGACACGTTCCCCGTCGACAACGCGAACCAGTTCGGCGGCGCGTGGAGCACGTACCCCTACTTCGCGAGTGGGACGGTGCTGATCAGCGACATGCAGCGCGGCCTGTTCATGGTCCGCCCCGAGCGGGCCGAGCCGCTCGCGCTGGCCTCGTTCTCCGCGTTCCCGTGGGACGGCGGCGTCGATCTGAGCTGGCGACTGGAGCCAGAGGTCGAGGCGTCGCGGTTCGTCGTCGAGCGCGACCAGAACGGGACGTGGGCGACGGTGGGCACCGTGACGGCCAGCGCCGACCGGATGCTCTACCGCTTCCGCGCCAGCGGCCTCGCAGGCGGTGAGCACACCTTCCGCATCCGCGCCCTCGACACGGACGGATTCACCGTCTTCAGCGAGCCCGTGTCGGCGTCGCTGGGCATGGCCGCCGAACCCGCGATGGAATCCACGGACGTGGCGGGCGAGTAA
- a CDS encoding choice-of-anchor B family protein, with the protein MRCLRSTLLALILLPVLASAQPVPCVGGFAGEFACRDVDLLARLPLNATPEFSQSSSDIWGWTDPVTGTEYAIINQYNYTAFVDLSDPTEPVVVGTLDAPSQAVARDAKVYADHVFLSTDSGLAPVQVFDLTRLRDVTDPPETFTADVLYTDGTDPHNIAINEDSGFAYFVLTGSGICDAGFHFVDVRDPLSPTFAGCFTYPTAEFHDAQCVNYDGPDADYSGREMCFGPAGSGGVLTIVDVTDKADPVLVSETPYPNAAYTHQGWLTEDGRYFLLNDEFDEGSFGINTRTVVFDVSDLDEPAFFFEYVAPTTSTDHNLFVHDGYVYQANYTAGLRILDLAEIDGGALTEAAFFDTLPENDETGFDGAFGVYPFFESGIVVVSDMRRGLFVLQPRLGTATGIGSGTTPGDGASLAVYPNPLGPRATVELTVPTAQSVAVAVFDVLGRRVVEVYEGSVSAGTAHRLAFDAAVLPVGSYVVRVTGETFEASQSVTLMR; encoded by the coding sequence ATGCGCTGCCTCCGCTCCACGCTGCTCGCCCTCATTCTGCTGCCGGTCCTCGCCTCGGCGCAGCCTGTTCCCTGCGTGGGCGGCTTCGCGGGTGAGTTCGCGTGCCGCGACGTGGACCTCCTCGCCCGGCTCCCCCTCAACGCCACGCCCGAGTTCAGCCAGTCGTCGAGCGACATCTGGGGCTGGACCGATCCGGTGACCGGGACGGAATACGCCATCATCAACCAGTACAACTACACCGCGTTCGTGGACCTGAGCGACCCGACCGAGCCGGTCGTCGTCGGCACGCTCGACGCGCCGTCGCAGGCCGTCGCCCGCGACGCGAAGGTGTACGCCGACCACGTCTTCCTCTCGACGGACTCCGGCCTCGCGCCCGTGCAGGTGTTCGACCTCACCCGGCTGCGCGATGTCACCGATCCGCCCGAGACGTTCACCGCCGACGTGCTCTATACCGACGGCACGGACCCCCACAACATCGCGATCAACGAGGACTCCGGCTTCGCCTACTTCGTCCTGACAGGCTCCGGCATCTGCGATGCTGGCTTCCACTTCGTGGACGTCCGCGATCCGCTCAGCCCGACCTTCGCCGGCTGCTTCACCTACCCTACGGCCGAGTTCCACGACGCGCAGTGCGTGAATTACGACGGGCCCGACGCCGATTACAGCGGCCGCGAGATGTGCTTCGGCCCCGCCGGCTCCGGCGGCGTCCTCACCATCGTGGACGTAACCGATAAGGCAGACCCTGTTCTGGTCTCTGAAACGCCGTACCCGAACGCCGCCTACACGCACCAGGGCTGGTTGACCGAGGACGGCCGCTACTTCCTCCTCAACGACGAGTTCGACGAGGGCAGCTTCGGGATCAACACCCGCACCGTCGTCTTCGACGTCTCGGACCTCGACGAGCCCGCCTTCTTCTTCGAGTACGTCGCCCCAACGACGTCGACGGACCACAACCTCTTCGTCCACGACGGCTACGTGTATCAGGCCAATTACACCGCCGGCCTCCGCATCCTCGACCTCGCGGAGATCGATGGCGGCGCGCTCACCGAGGCGGCCTTCTTCGACACGCTCCCCGAGAACGACGAGACGGGGTTCGACGGCGCGTTCGGGGTATACCCGTTCTTCGAGAGCGGGATCGTCGTCGTCTCCGACATGCGGCGCGGCCTGTTCGTGCTGCAGCCCCGCCTCGGCACGGCGACCGGAATCGGGTCCGGCACCACGCCGGGCGACGGCGCCTCGCTCGCGGTCTACCCCAACCCGCTCGGCCCGCGCGCGACGGTGGAACTCACCGTTCCGACGGCGCAGTCCGTCGCCGTCGCCGTGTTCGATGTGCTCGGCCGGCGCGTGGTCGAGGTATACGAGGGGTCGGTCTCGGCCGGCACAGCGCACCGCCTCGCGTTCGACGCCGCCGTGCTGCCGGTTGGCTCGTACGTCGTCCGCGTCACGGGCGAGACGTTCGAGGCCTCGCAATCGGTCACGCTCATGCGCTAG
- the hisG gene encoding ATP phosphoribosyltransferase, with the protein MSTETAPTATSSNGTAETNVLRLGLPKGSLQDSTFDLLAKAGFNFSVSSRSYFPSIDDDELTAMLVRAQEMARYVEDGVFDAGITGLDWIAETSADVHVVADLVYSKASMRPVRWVLAVPEDSDIQSVHDLEGKRIATEVVNLTKRWLADNGVTADVEFSWGATEVKAPDLVDAIVEVTETGNSLRANNLRIVEVLLKSNTQLIANKAAWEDPWKREKIENIAMLMEGAIRAEGRVGLKMNARKEDVNKIVELLPALRNPTVSPLFSDGWLAIETVIEERQVRRLIPELKRAGAEGILEYPIDKIIP; encoded by the coding sequence ATGTCTACCGAAACCGCCCCCACCGCGACCTCCTCCAACGGCACCGCCGAGACGAACGTGCTCCGCCTCGGCCTCCCCAAAGGGAGCCTCCAGGACTCCACGTTCGACCTCCTCGCCAAAGCCGGCTTCAACTTCTCCGTCTCCAGCCGCTCCTACTTCCCCTCGATCGACGACGACGAGCTGACGGCGATGCTCGTCCGCGCGCAGGAGATGGCGCGCTACGTCGAGGACGGCGTGTTCGACGCCGGGATCACCGGGCTCGACTGGATCGCCGAGACGAGCGCCGACGTCCACGTCGTCGCCGACCTCGTCTACTCGAAGGCGTCGATGCGGCCCGTGCGCTGGGTGCTCGCCGTGCCCGAGGACTCCGACATCCAGAGCGTCCACGACCTCGAAGGCAAGCGGATCGCCACGGAAGTCGTGAACCTCACGAAGCGCTGGCTGGCCGACAACGGCGTCACGGCCGACGTCGAGTTCTCGTGGGGCGCGACCGAAGTGAAGGCCCCGGACCTCGTCGACGCCATCGTCGAGGTGACGGAGACGGGCAACTCGCTCCGCGCCAACAACCTCCGCATCGTCGAGGTGCTGCTGAAGTCAAACACGCAGCTCATCGCCAACAAGGCGGCGTGGGAGGACCCGTGGAAGCGGGAGAAGATCGAGAACATCGCGATGCTGATGGAGGGTGCGATCCGCGCAGAGGGCCGTGTCGGGCTCAAGATGAACGCCCGGAAAGAGGATGTAAACAAGATCGTCGAACTCCTCCCCGCGCTTCGCAACCCAACGGTCTCGCCGCTGTTCTCGGACGGCTGGCTCGCGATCGAGACGGTGATCGAGGAGCGGCAGGTGCGCCGCCTCATCCCTGAGTTGAAGCGCGCCGGCGCCGAGGGCATCCTCGAATACCCCATCGACAAGATCATCCCGTAG
- a CDS encoding DUF4296 domain-containing protein, with the protein MRRLALVAVLVAGCGSESPSAPDLTDSLMVDVLVEIHLADARASHTGEPRDSLRAAALAAFDTDTVAFNDALDYYARHPEAYQPLYERALDRLLNEQRGAAPPPESEW; encoded by the coding sequence ATGCGTAGGCTCGCGCTCGTCGCTGTGCTCGTCGCCGGCTGCGGATCGGAGAGCCCTTCCGCGCCGGACCTCACGGACAGCTTGATGGTCGACGTGCTCGTGGAGATCCACCTCGCGGATGCGCGGGCGTCGCACACGGGCGAGCCACGCGACAGCCTCCGCGCCGCTGCCCTCGCAGCGTTCGACACAGACACCGTCGCCTTTAACGACGCGCTCGACTACTACGCCCGCCATCCCGAAGCCTACCAGCCGCTCTACGAGCGCGCGCTCGACCGGCTCCTCAACGAGCAGCGCGGCGCGGCGCCGCCCCCCGAATCCGAATGGTGA
- a CDS encoding choice-of-anchor B family protein, which translates to MRYGFALCALLLPFVAVAQPVPCENGFAGPYPCSNVDLLSQPTEVGASDIWGWTDPQTGTEYAIFFTGGRTTFYDLSDPTAPVLVGRLAATAGKDARVYADHLFVVDDSGLPGMLVFDLTRLRGVETPPATFEHDAVYTGIERAHNLSLDPTSGFAYPVSFTSRGRNCAGALHIVDVRDPLNPAFAGCFTGTASVMSFHDAHCITYDGPDADYTGRELCFGSAGSDGVLAVVDVTNKSRPALISEAPYPNAAFAHQGWLTEDGRYFLLNDEFDEGSFGINTRTVVFDVSDLDEPEFVFEHFAETMATDHNLFVRGDYVYQANYGAGLRILDLNGIDGGVLTEAAFFDTRPDVDGFSGAWGVYPFFESGIVIVSDMARGLFVLQPRLDPTTDAEPVAEPSEHLALTAYPNPFAGHATVALSVETTQRVHVAVYDVLGREVALLHDDLLGAGEERTLTLNGAGLPAGSYVVRAVGETFEVSRSASLVR; encoded by the coding sequence ATGAGATACGGCTTCGCCCTCTGCGCCCTGCTCCTCCCCTTCGTCGCCGTCGCGCAGCCGGTGCCGTGCGAGAACGGTTTCGCAGGCCCCTATCCCTGCTCGAACGTGGACCTCCTCTCCCAGCCCACCGAGGTGGGCGCGTCGGACATCTGGGGCTGGACCGATCCGCAAACGGGCACCGAGTACGCCATCTTCTTCACCGGAGGACGGACCACGTTCTACGACCTCAGCGACCCGACCGCGCCTGTCCTCGTCGGTCGGCTAGCAGCTACCGCCGGGAAAGATGCGCGCGTCTATGCCGACCACCTCTTCGTCGTGGACGACAGCGGCCTGCCAGGGATGCTCGTCTTCGACCTCACCCGGCTCCGCGGCGTCGAGACGCCCCCCGCCACCTTCGAGCACGACGCGGTGTACACCGGGATTGAGCGCGCGCACAACCTCTCGCTGGACCCGACGAGCGGCTTCGCCTACCCCGTTTCTTTCACCAGCCGAGGCCGGAATTGCGCCGGCGCCCTTCACATCGTCGACGTGCGCGATCCGCTGAACCCCGCGTTCGCCGGCTGCTTCACCGGCACGGCCTCGGTCATGAGCTTCCACGACGCGCACTGCATCACGTACGATGGCCCCGACGCCGACTACACCGGCCGCGAGCTTTGTTTCGGCTCCGCCGGGAGCGATGGCGTACTCGCGGTGGTGGACGTGACGAACAAGTCCCGGCCTGCCCTGATCTCCGAAGCGCCGTATCCGAATGCCGCCTTTGCGCACCAGGGCTGGCTCACGGAGGACGGCCGCTACTTCCTCCTCAACGACGAGTTCGACGAGGGCAGCTTCGGGATCAACACTCGCACCGTCGTCTTCGACGTCTCGGACCTCGACGAGCCAGAGTTCGTCTTCGAGCACTTCGCCGAGACGATGGCGACGGACCACAACCTCTTCGTCCGCGGCGACTACGTCTACCAGGCCAACTACGGGGCCGGCCTCCGCATCCTCGACCTCAACGGGATCGACGGCGGCGTGCTCACGGAAGCCGCTTTCTTCGACACGAGGCCCGACGTGGACGGGTTCAGCGGCGCGTGGGGCGTGTACCCGTTCTTCGAGAGCGGGATCGTCATCGTATCGGATATGGCGCGAGGCCTCTTCGTTCTTCAGCCCCGGCTCGATCCCACGACCGACGCCGAACCGGTTGCGGAGCCCAGCGAGCACCTAGCGCTGACGGCGTATCCCAACCCCTTCGCCGGTCACGCTACGGTTGCGCTCTCGGTGGAGACGACGCAACGGGTCCACGTCGCCGTCTACGACGTGCTCGGCCGCGAGGTGGCTCTGCTCCACGACGACTTGCTCGGCGCAGGCGAGGAGCGCACACTCACGCTCAATGGCGCGGGGCTCCCTGCCGGGTCGTACGTCGTCCGTGCCGTCGGAGAGACGTTCGAGGTCTCTCGCTCGGCCTCGCTCGTGCGCTAG
- a CDS encoding DUF4837 family protein: MNRLPLLLASALSLVVLLGGCREITNYKPLAVGAEGDVMVVTDSATWNGPVGEALRATLGREALTFPQPTPAFTLSRQSLSDYALDGIQRQHSVVFAAPYTDTTATARFLRARLDSAGVAALDRGGQGVIERDDLWMRDQLVVYATAPSEDVLAAQIRANGDRLRASFARLARERLTTDMFDKGQQTEVEQRLLDEHGFTVNIQHDYVVAADTTFLTERGERGTFLRFRRLAGQDSWRDFFVYYEEDPRLERLHPDSVRALRNRLTEQFVRGSFDESYIAIEDRDLVRRPIETDTVSLAGRFALETRGTWRMTGDAMGGPFVSYAFFDEDTGRFYLIDGMIYGPRYTSEQKREFLRQMEAIAYTFRTDDVGAEVIAGSGPPATSE; this comes from the coding sequence ATGAACCGACTCCCGCTCCTCCTCGCTTCGGCCCTCAGCCTCGTCGTGCTCCTCGGAGGGTGCCGCGAGATCACGAACTACAAGCCGCTCGCCGTCGGCGCCGAGGGCGACGTCATGGTCGTCACCGATTCCGCGACGTGGAACGGGCCCGTCGGCGAGGCGCTCCGCGCGACGCTCGGCCGCGAGGCGCTGACGTTCCCGCAGCCGACGCCGGCCTTCACGCTCTCGCGCCAGTCGCTCTCCGACTACGCCCTCGATGGCATCCAGCGCCAGCATAGCGTCGTCTTCGCCGCGCCCTACACCGACACCACGGCGACGGCCCGCTTCCTCCGCGCCCGCCTCGACTCGGCCGGCGTCGCCGCGCTCGACCGCGGCGGACAGGGCGTGATCGAGCGCGACGACCTGTGGATGCGCGACCAACTCGTCGTCTACGCCACGGCCCCGAGCGAGGATGTCCTCGCCGCGCAGATCCGCGCGAATGGCGACCGCCTCCGCGCTTCGTTCGCCCGCCTCGCCCGTGAGCGGCTGACCACCGACATGTTCGACAAAGGCCAGCAGACCGAGGTCGAGCAGCGCCTGCTCGACGAGCACGGCTTCACCGTCAACATCCAGCACGACTACGTCGTCGCCGCTGACACCACGTTCCTCACCGAGCGCGGCGAGCGCGGCACGTTCCTCCGCTTCCGCCGCCTCGCCGGGCAGGACTCGTGGCGCGACTTCTTCGTCTACTACGAGGAGGACCCGAGGCTGGAGCGGCTCCACCCCGACTCCGTCCGCGCCCTCCGCAACCGGCTCACTGAGCAGTTCGTGCGCGGGAGCTTCGACGAGAGCTACATCGCCATCGAGGACCGCGACCTCGTCCGCAGACCCATCGAGACCGACACCGTCAGCCTCGCCGGCCGCTTCGCGCTCGAGACGCGCGGGACGTGGCGGATGACGGGCGACGCGATGGGCGGCCCGTTCGTGAGCTACGCCTTCTTCGACGAGGACACCGGCCGGTTCTACCTCATCGACGGGATGATCTACGGCCCGCGCTACACGAGCGAGCAGAAGCGCGAATTCCTCCGCCAGATGGAGGCCATCGCGTACACCTTCCGCACCGACGATGTCGGCGCCGAAGTCATCGCCGGCTCCGGCCCGCCCGCCACTTCCGAATAA
- a CDS encoding choice-of-anchor B family protein, with the protein MTRFASFCTLLAMFFAASPGAFSQEAACVDGFAASFPCASVNLLSQVSLAEMNGSYANDIWGWTDDMTGKEYAIVGLSDGTSFVDVSNPTDPVFLGKLPGRGSASTWRDMKVYADHAFVVSEASGHGMQVFDLTQLRGRTGPTTFAETAHYNTVGRVHNIAINEDTGYAYIVGAGGGAGCAGGLHMVDIQDPLNPTFAGCFDDDGYTHDVQCVVYDGPDTDYTGAEICFASNEDTVTIVDVTDKASPVEISQAVYPNDAYTHQGWLTEDHKYFIANDELDESNFSFNTRTLIFDVSDLDSPEFARQYNHPTASTDHNSYVKGRYAYQSNYTSGLRIVDLDRLLSTGGPVREVAFFDTFTQNDNVGFGGGSWSNYPYFESGIVIVSDQGGGLFVVEPQLAGQNPVANESDATPGSVALSAAYPNPFADRTQFELTLGDTQEIDVAVYDVLGRRVVDLFRGTLGANEQRTFVFDGTALPAGLYFVRVTGEDFAETRQVALTR; encoded by the coding sequence ATGACTCGTTTTGCTTCGTTCTGCACGCTCCTCGCGATGTTCTTCGCCGCCTCCCCCGGCGCCTTCAGCCAGGAGGCAGCGTGCGTCGACGGCTTCGCTGCTTCGTTCCCCTGCGCCTCCGTCAACCTGCTCAGCCAGGTCTCGCTCGCTGAAATGAACGGCTCGTACGCCAACGACATCTGGGGCTGGACCGACGACATGACCGGGAAGGAGTACGCCATCGTCGGCCTCTCCGACGGGACCTCGTTCGTCGACGTCTCGAACCCGACCGACCCCGTCTTCCTCGGCAAATTGCCCGGTCGGGGCAGCGCGTCCACGTGGCGCGACATGAAGGTCTACGCCGACCACGCCTTCGTCGTGAGCGAGGCCAGCGGCCACGGCATGCAGGTCTTCGACCTCACCCAGCTCCGCGGCCGGACGGGCCCGACGACGTTCGCCGAGACGGCGCACTACAATACGGTCGGCCGTGTGCACAACATCGCCATCAATGAGGACACGGGCTATGCGTACATCGTCGGTGCCGGCGGTGGCGCGGGTTGCGCCGGCGGCCTCCACATGGTCGACATCCAGGACCCGCTGAACCCGACGTTCGCCGGGTGCTTCGACGACGACGGCTACACCCACGACGTGCAGTGCGTGGTCTACGACGGCCCCGACACCGACTACACCGGCGCGGAGATCTGCTTCGCCTCGAACGAGGACACCGTCACCATCGTCGATGTCACGGACAAGGCGAGCCCGGTCGAGATCTCGCAGGCGGTCTACCCCAACGACGCCTACACCCACCAGGGCTGGCTCACCGAGGATCACAAGTACTTCATCGCCAACGACGAGCTCGACGAGAGCAACTTCAGCTTCAACACGCGGACGCTCATCTTCGACGTGTCGGACCTCGACTCGCCGGAGTTCGCGCGGCAGTACAACCACCCCACGGCGTCCACCGATCACAACTCCTACGTCAAGGGGCGCTATGCGTACCAGTCCAACTACACGTCCGGGCTCCGCATTGTCGACCTCGACCGCCTGCTCTCGACGGGTGGCCCGGTGAGGGAGGTCGCCTTCTTCGATACGTTCACGCAGAACGACAACGTCGGCTTCGGCGGCGGCTCGTGGAGCAACTACCCGTATTTCGAAAGCGGGATCGTGATCGTGAGCGACCAGGGAGGCGGCCTCTTCGTCGTCGAGCCGCAGCTTGCGGGTCAGAACCCCGTCGCGAACGAAAGTGACGCCACGCCGGGCTCGGTCGCCCTCTCGGCGGCGTACCCCAACCCCTTCGCCGACCGCACGCAGTTCGAGCTCACCCTCGGCGACACGCAGGAGATCGACGTCGCCGTGTACGACGTGCTCGGCCGCCGCGTGGTCGACCTCTTCCGCGGGACGCTCGGCGCAAACGAGCAGCGCACGTTCGTCTTCGACGGCACGGCGCTTCCCGCGGGGCTCTACTTCGTCCGCGTCACCGGCGAAGACTTCGCCGAGACGCGGCAGGTCGCGCTCACTCGCTAA